The Oryza glaberrima chromosome 5, OglaRS2, whole genome shotgun sequence DNA segment ACATATGTACGTCACATCTTAATCAACATCATCTTCGTAAATTTAACATGGTCAAGTTATTTCGGTCCTCGTTCGCACGGACTAAACAAGTTCGTTTActgaaacgagcattttacaagtttatgtactaaatttcacccacctaacaagtttgtATACCACCAATACAATTttccaaatcatttcatcatcTCTCCATTATTTAACATATATCCCGCAGCACAGCGCGGGGCATCATCTAGTATTAGCTGATAATTAAGGTTATCTctagtttttcttcttctctatttcTCTCACATgtatatttaatgtatttattttgggtACTAGGTAAAACctcgcgcattgctgcgggaatttagtatgaagatatacattgaaacattatgtgaattatgttggatgataattaaacatgtttgtatttgaaaagctcttaaattataaaaactataaagatatagcatgtttacatgatgtttaaatgtgatgattgttagtggatgatgatgtggcatcttgttagtagatgatgatgtggcatctttgcatgaagatatacattgaaacattatgtgaattatgttggatgataatttaacatgtttgtatttgaaaagctcttaaattataaaaactataaagatatagcatgttcgcatgatgtttaaatgtgatgattatTACTGGATGATAATGTGaaatcttgttaattagtggatgatgatatgtcATCtcgttagtggatgatgatgtggcatctttgcatgttaagcttaaggagttagtgaggataactttatagtaagataggatatgaAGAGCTAGCTCTCCATAAGAGCCAACAcccattatttttctttacttCTCTGCTCCGTATAATATTATAACTGATTTATAGcttgctattatacctgctttAAACGGGCTATCTCTCTCTCATATTCAAATTGCCAAACCCCACAGGGCTAAAAGCCTAAAAGCCACAAATCACAACCAGGCCATCTCCTGAATCTGGTACATATCTCACAAAGTCATAGGCCTCATAGCTTAGCTAGCGGCTCACATCTCTCACTCTCTTTCTCCAAAATCCAATCTCTCTCTGGTCTCGATCTACCTAACGTACGTAgctcgccgaggaagaagatcgAACATTATGCTTCCGAAGAGCTCGAGCCAGAAGACGCTGCGAGCGGCCATGCTGGAGGagagggcggcgtcggcgaccagcacgacgacgatggccagccgcctcctccactcGCCGGACGCCACCGTCTCCAACCCTTCCTTCCGCGTCTACTACGGCGTCGCCTCCGCCGGCTCGGTGCCGTTCCTCTGGGAGTCGGCGCCGGGGACGCCCAAGAACgacgccatctccgccgccgccctgccgccgctcacgccgccgccgtcctacTACACCACCAGCAAGaagggctccgccgccgccgccaaggccaAGCTCGCCAAGTCCACGTCGTCCAAGAGGCTgctctgctcctcctccaggCAGGCCGCCAGCTTCGTCCACAGCATCATCCCCAAGCTTCGCCGGAGCCACACCATGCCGTCCCCTATGAGGAGCTCCGCCtcggccacggccgccgccgccagcgacggcGAGCAGGTGCAGTGCGGCGCCCCGAGGAAGAGGCTGGTGGCGAGCCCGCGGTCGTCGTTCTCGTCCACGTCgaggggcgacgacgacgacggcgaggtcgccTCGCCGACGTCCACGCTGTGCTTCCGGACGCGgcactccggcggcggcggcggcggcggcaggagacTGCACGggctcttggcgtccgtggttGGAGGTAACTAgggttacattttttttcctgttcatGGCGATGTCTCATTGCAAGTTTGGAGGCAATGTCCATGCGGCATCACACCATCGCCTTATATGAAAAGAAACGAGTACATTTTTAGTTGGATTAGAGTGGATCAACGAGTACTTACGAACTGACCCACTCGTGTCTCCCTAAGTATAAGAGGTGAAATTAATGGTTGTACGGTTATATAATATGGATATGGACAATGTACCAATGTTGCACCAATGTGTCGATGATCTAGTCTTGTAGTAGGGTTTACTTCAGAGGAAGTTGTGCTTTGTTCATGAAAGAAATCAACAATAACGTGTTTGATACATATATACGGAAATGACAATGCGTGTGAAGTGTATTTGTTACAAACTTTTTACGAATACTGATGTGGCATTCTGCAATTGAATCTAGCTTTTCTATAACTTCCAATTACTGAAATCAAATGGTTTGATATTTCTTCTCTTTGATTCGAAGAAATTTCTCCTCTTAGCGTAATTTCTCTTAATATGGAACATAACTTTTtaattcatatttatatatatacacgcgcgAAGAAGGGGGAACATGACAAGTGTAGGAACATTTTTCTCTAGGGGTGTGGATGGACTATAAGTTAATAGAACTACAGAAGTTTGTGGAAGTATTGTTTTGATAGTTTGTTTCGAAGGGATCTAACAGTTCTTCTGTTGATGAAAAGATCTAACGGTACTTAAATAACTAGCTAAATGCCCGTTCTTTGTTACATATGAAAGAAAATGTATTAATGTGTTACCCATCTTTTTGCTATAGAGAATATTCATCTTACTCTTAATTTTTTATGTAGATATCCATTAAGATTTGgcttttttaatattaaaaagtTTGAAGCTTAACTTGTAAAATTTATAACGGAAGTACGTGGGATGGCAGATCcattgccaccaccaccaccttttTCTTAAAGTATAGATCTATTACTGCATCCGACGGTCATAATTTTTTCACTAACGTGGCTCATCCTATTGGCAacaaatattagtttttttttactaatttaGATATCAAAGAAATATCAGAATTCGATCATATTTCATGAAACTAACATAAGCACTTGATTGCCGTGCAATCCATCATAAATCGTCCGAGATGCATATGTTTGATCGACATGAGAATTTGGTACCATGAGACAAATTGAACCAACTGCTTGGGTAGAATATGTTGATAGTTTACACATAGTACAGTGATCTTAATCAGGTTGCTATCTATAATGACTCATAAGCGCCTTATTTCCTACGTAAAAGAGAAATGCACCCTTTGTCCATATGTGTCACACATGTTTTCAGTAGCACGTACTTCTCCCTGCCTCTGCTATTTATTTCACATGTAAAGCAGGTTACTGCTAGCTGACTTCTGTGCATACTTGAATGCTTGGTTGCAGAAACTTCAAATTGAAGCACATGAACTTTCTGCCACATGCATTGCTATCCTCTTCAATAAATTAGCACATATTAGTTTCCAAAATTACactagaagaaagaaaaaaccttCTCAGATTAATTAGAAGATCATATGCATGTCTGAACCTGGGGTAGGACGAACCAAAATTCGATCAACTCCAGATAACCAAATCAGAGGTACTCATATATACAAGGTGTACTTGTGTTCGTTCAAAGAGGTAAGTATGCGTACGTTTAGGTGCGCTCTTTGCATCTTTATTGTGtttaaaaaacaagaaaacaatcAGCAGTACTGAATTACTGAACTAATAGTCGTCGTCAAATGATCACCGTCAAGCTAGAATAACAATCGGGATACATGTTTTGATTAATCGATCATTAGTTTTTACATACTAATCAGACAGTTATTATAGCTGTTTGGTGGAATCTCCCTGTTGATGCGCCCTCAAGGTAGGTCGTCACATGTGAGATGTGATCAtatcacagagagagagaggacggcAGTTGCAGAGCTTCAAATGCAGTGCAAGTTAATGAAATAATGGAGATGGATCAAACACAGGGACCACGACGACTTCATCGATCATTTAATAATGGAGGTGTGACCATCTCTGCTTGCTTGTTAAACTGTGTTAATAACTGAAGGTATAGTACTGTTTATCATTCAGAAGACGGCCGGGTCTGAATCTGATCGGTGAAAATTTGTCTCCCCCAAAACCATTGACCAACAACGTTGAAAATAAAAGATTCGGTCACATTAGCTCTAGTAAGCGCATATGTAAGTACGTAAATCTATTGACCTCAACTCCTCAAGTTGAATTTTCAATCAATTTGGAAGTTTCCGTAAACGATTCTatcggaagtttttttttttagggaagtTTTCATATCCTCCATTAGCAATAAGTATGGATGCTTCTTGTGTGGGCTAAAAATTTGATGTTAAACAATTGAAATTATTCAATGGAAACTAACATGCTTTGATCCAAAGTTGAGTTGTCTCAAATGGCTGagtgtggatgaatagatgaattACATATAATTATTCAAGGTGCAAACGAATGAATCAACTGCTATAaagttcaaaataaatttaaaacagtgttctaagaaatttatatatatataaagttctACAAAAATCATACTCGAACCAATTCAGGAAACATGAATATTAATCCTTTAATCCAttccttggaaaaaaaaaacagggatccaattcagtttttttctctaaaatagtAAAGTGTACTCGATCACTCTATTAAGATATTTTAGTATTTATCGGTAGTCAAAGTTCTTTGACcaattcataataaaaaaataatttacatgtaTATTCTTAGAACGATACACCATATCAAAGATATTTCATGGTGAAATTTAATAAACCAATTTGGTGATGTAGATACGGTGCTGTTTTCTATAAGCTTCATTGAAGTTAGAGAGTTTTACTTAAGACAAAACTAATTAAAACACCGTACCTTATTAGAAGTGTGCAGTTGAAAAtggtttttaactttttaagtgATGTGTTCTATATTTCTCTTTCTACCATATATATGGTACCATGATCCTCAGTGAGGCTCATTGGTTAACTCACATTAATTTTTCTGGAGAGCGTCTCGATAAGGAGAGACTTCTTATGGGTTTTAAGGGTTTTTAAGAGTTCTCAAGGGTtactgtagttttttttttttggtaaattttgATTTCTCATCATGTTAAAGATACCAAGAGGTATTAACAATGCAAAGAAATTATGATATAGCTAGGATCATAAAACCGCTTGTATTTACGCACGACATATTCCATCAAATTAATTACTTGTTTCTGTACTACTTTGGGCTAGCTAGATGTGGATGTGGTTGTGCAGCTCCAATTGTATTACAGGTTACGTTCTTGCAAAGTACTACTAAACGTTAACGTTCAGCTAACTCAAATTACTTGCAGATATGCATAAGCCCTTTGCTTGGTTAATAACCGATCTTAGGCATACATAGGCACATATAGCTTAGGGCACAGCTTAGCCTAGCTAGCAAATTAAAGAGAACCATATACATCATTAGTCTTTAACTTTAATAAGACGTTGTCAGGagcatatatgtatgtgtagCATATAGCAACTAGCTAGCAGAGAGTCACCCATGATTAAGTCTTTTGCTTTAAGACGGTGTTTAATTTAGACATGATACTTTCATTCTTTGGACGTACAGAGCCTCGCAACTCCGTGCACTCACAACTTGTAGCATAGgcatgatgattaatttgactAATACTTAAACACagcctttaaaaaaaaagaatccacaCGATCTGCTCAcaattactcccttcgtcccaaaataaatgtagTTTTACACTTTTCATATCtcacgtttgaccgttcgttttatttgtaacttttttacgattaatatttttattgttattagatgataaaacatgaataatactttatatgtgactaacttattttaattttctcataaatttttcaaataagacgaatggtcaaacattggacacggattCCCGTGGTTGCacttattttaagacggaggtagtactcaATTAGAAAGGATTTGTTACCCCTAAGGTTGTAAAAATGCTCGAAGCTCGTGAGCTGATCGAGCTCAACTCGTACTAGGTTGGGTTCGAGTTCGGCTCGAGCTTTAGATGAGCTGAGCTGAACTCCAGCTTCTAAcgtaataatatattttttattatttatttaataaagTAGTGTAGATAAATATATCATTAGTATGTATTCACACAATAAAGTATAGTTTATATtacaatcatatatttatctcatcatttttcttctctttcatgAATATAATTAACTAAAAGGTAACTTTTCCAAGAAATTTATTATCATTGAAATAAACGATATACAACTTAATTATAAGCCAAGCTTGGTAGTCAAACTTGAGCTTGAAAGAGCTTGAACCGAGCATATATAGAAGCTCGACGGTTACACAGGCTTGGCTCATGCTCAAGCTTAACTCACTGACAGCCCTAGTTACAACCATGTTTGGATTCAAGAATGGCAATCCACCTGGTGCTCCGGTAATTCCTTTTTATAATAGAAATAATATTGTGATCAAAGTGACATGTACTCCATCTGCCCTAAAATAGTTATCTCTTtatagtttaaaatttattcCACAATAATTGTCACTTAAATTACTACTTGTCCCATCAACCACAcctattcaaattttatttcaGTCCATTCTATCTTCGTCATCCTCCTACTTTCATTCAAACTAGGAAGATGGCCCGCGCGTATGCGCGGgcacttatattattgaaaggtaAGATTATTGTTTGTTCAGAAATTTTGTCTCATAGATTTAGGGCAAACTTTAGTAAACTAAAGTTTGGATAATgttattttatactccctccatcccctaatataagggattttgatattttgcttacattgtttgaccgctcgtcttattcaaaaaaaaatgttcaaatttaaaaaacgaaaagttgtgcttaaagtattttggataataaagtaagtcacaaataaaataaataataattgtaaatttttttgaataagacgaatggtcaaacagtgccagcaaaatatcaaaatcccttgtattaggggacggagggagtaataatttaagggttctattttttttaaggtatcttaaaaaaccattcacaacttttgagtaggagatggattaagtacttacgacttttgaatcatgttttttttctcgagtaaataagaaactattgctagttaattatcataCAGTCCATCTATATACATATCGTGTAGTATGGCCACAAATGAAAAATGTGAGTgcaagatactcaaaattcttTTGATTAAATCGTCTTATGAAGGCGCATGATATAGTAATAAAGGGAGGGAAGCGTatgcatgggaaaaaaaagaagaaagagaaaaatgaaaaaaaaaagggaggagaaGCGTGCGTACCCGCGCACGTAGGTGCGTACCTATGCCGAGGTGGGAcctcgtagtatttagtttgttttaagatcaatttaatctaacagtttataatattggacctaccgatttaagtgaaaatgaAGTAATAgatactttaattttttttccttagaatTTCTAACATTTgccctaatttattagagcaccacgtggcagcttgagagcattttaaggaattttaaatGACTTAACACAcgtaattagaatattaactgcgcaatatatatgtatgggacatatggtaatatttgttccagtttcgtccatgtttatatacacgtagagagaaattaattttgtggctAGCAATTAATTTTTGACACCTATTTATAATTGTTCAGGGTAACTCTTACATATTCATCTTACGACTTTGATGATCCATTGATTATCAATTTACTGatcaccatgactcgcatgaaaaaaaatatgttctacttaaggtttaggatgaaattgatgaattatataatttatgtgatagctatttgagggtataaacgaatgaattgacttctaaaaaattaaaatgttgtttaaagaagacaccatttagaaacttggaaagcgtgcaaaaaaaatccaaatatggaattgggaaaaaagagagagcctTAAACTCCCTTTATCACCCTTGTCGtagtaagagttctattgatatTCATCAATATTGCgctcacatttataacataatgattcCTTTCACCTGTACGTACAAATAGTACCAAATGCAAATACGACATAACacaaatacattataattataattattatgtaatcAACTCTCGGTTTCAACTTAAACAGAGCTAATTAGTGTTGAGAAAAACACAACCCATGGTGCTTAATTATTCTCTCgctgcatcacacctttaattttcttttcatgttattaacaaaattaatcatctccatatatgatttgatatgtggcaaAGCGGTAGCGCTACAGCGGTTGTAATCACCTTAGATGTCTCAGACACTACGCTTTGTCACACGTGCGAAAGGCAAAGGTGCAGACATGCATTGTGAAGCGGGCAAAAAGAGAATTTCGGacgctttatttattagcaaacaatTGATCCGATGATTATAATAATAGGTCCACCAGTTATAgtgtaagtgtaaattagttaatatagattttaaattattaatttaatgggtacacaatataatggtgtagacaTTATTTTGAAATAGTGCATTACTTGAGAATAATAGGccaatgtaataaaaaatagatccgatgatttatATAATGGGGCCATCTGTTTAAGTGCacgtataaattagttaatatagatattgtttatttgataggtacacgatataattgtgtaaattttattttaaaatagtgtattatttgaaaataatagtgcAAAGTAAAGAGTACACCAGTTTAAGTTATATGATGGTAgattctttgtttgtaaaattatgattatttaaaaaatatatccattatatatataaatggtaataagaagaaaaaagaaaaaaaaagaaggaagcgTACGTTATATACTCCACCTGCCAATGCGCAGGAGGAggataggtggggcccatggtatttagtttgtttcaaGATTGATTTTATCTaacggtgtataatattggaccaaccaatttaagtgaaaatcaagggatagatgttttgcttttttcttagaatttctaggattttctctattttattacaGCGCCACGTGGtgacttgagagcgtttgtagaaagtttcatgaacttttagtatataatagataagaaGTATTATATATAGTCTTTACTTTCCAAAGCTTAATTTGTGTTAAAcaactttcaaaaataaagatCAAGAAACGAAGAGAATACATGAGATAGTAGTTGACCTCATGTATTTTAGACCGGATGGAGTAACGTGCCCGATGCAACACTTGCcatcaggggcggatccagaaacAAAAAGTTAGGGGACTTAACATACTGAGTACACCGATATAAACACATAAtcttaatattaaatttatgcTAAAATGCTATTATGAGACCTTTAGCACCTCCTATCTTatcaactatgatgaaaaaattgaaggggggTTTAGGGGGTATCCATAGATTTTatgggtgtaggggggactctGCACctacgttggatccgcccctgcttgCCATTGGCATGTTACGAGACTGAGTATGTATATTATCTATAGAAAAACATGGGGTTTGTGAAGATATTCCTGAAAATCTAGGTTTTGATATTGAAAACATAAGCAAAGCCTGATGTTTTCTGTTACATATGTTGCAAAAACATAGGCAAGATGTGCATTTGTACAAAATCACTGGTATTCATGGTTACATGTGTTGATGATATTTCGTCTGTTGATGATATTTCGTCTGCCACTCTGATATGTTTTTCCAGCCGAAGACATACAAAATTAGGACAATAAAAACACAGCCCAACTTATATCATTTCACAGCCCAACTTAATAAGAAAGCCCATGTCATAAGCGGCCCAATCTCCTCAGATGGGCTTGTCGCCATTTCATCCTCTGTCTGCTCCTTTGCCTAATTAATCCCTAACTTCTACTAGCCCATCCTCATCAATGGtaaaaacaaattaaggttATTAAATACTCccatgtttcatattataaatcagttttaatttttttcctagtcaaacctcttcaaatttgactaaatttatagaaaaactaGCAACATCTAcgacaccaaattagtttcattaggttagtgttgaatatattttgataatacgatttattttatattggaaactattactatattttcaatgggcctgttcactttgatgccattttcaaccttaacaaattttggtaatgttgTCAAAAAAGtgtctacatttagtttgctaccaaattttggtaactatataagaaatcctactaaaattttggcaatgccaaattttggtaagttttttttggcgtcaaagtgaacaggccctatataaatttggtcaaacttaaaaatgtttgactgaaaaaaaaa contains these protein-coding regions:
- the LOC127773166 gene encoding uncharacterized protein LOC127773166, whose protein sequence is MLPKSSSQKTLRAAMLEERAASATSTTTMASRLLHSPDATVSNPSFRVYYGVASAGSVPFLWESAPGTPKNDAISAAALPPLTPPPSYYTTSKKGSAAAAKAKLAKSTSSKRLLCSSSRQAASFVHSIIPKLRRSHTMPSPMRSSASATAAAASDGEQVQCGAPRKRLVASPRSSFSSTSRGDDDDGEVASPTSTLCFRTRHSGGGGGGGRRLHGLLASVVGGN